GTACGATCCACTCTAGTTATTGGTattggtaaaatccactatcgatCAGCctctattttaaaacatgaatggaATAACCACTGGTCAGTAAATGATTCAAATATGCCCAATGCagctaattatatttgtatttgtatatttgtaaattTTAACCCATTGTTTAAGTGCATTAGAGTAATGGAGCAAGCTGTGTAATATAATGGTGGAAATATCATATCTATTATTATTCTCTTTTACAGCTCACCACCGACTTCAACTTTATCGAGCTGTGTGTCAATGAAAAGTGACTATTCAATGGACCATCCTCCAATAAAGTTGCAGGAAGAATCATCAAGCATTCCCAGGTAAGACTATAAGATGTTCTATTAGGACAAGCGCTAGGTTCACAGCCTGTACGGTTCTGCATGTAATTTTCAAATTGGGCTACATAAACCGGATCTTTTATAAAGCAACCAGCTTCAGCAAAACTTCAAATGAAAGTTTATCACATTTTGATAAAATGTCAACCTTCTGAActgatcattataatagaatGTCTTATTTATCACCTCATATCTCAACCAAAAAAATTGGTCAAAACTGGGTCTATGTGTGAAagacaatatatatatgtgtgtgtgtgggtgtgtgcatatttatgtatatttacatatacatatagatatttacatataaacacatatatatatatatatatatatatatatatatatatatatatatatatatatatatatatatataaataatggttttaattgtcttttaaacagagagagagagagagagagagagagagagagagagagagagaaattgttcTGAATGTAGAGATCactttattagagagacagcgcatgtaggacgttaaagttatttttgttaaaggaagacatgcaggtagttgggttgaaataggcagatgtagaggacaggggggggtatggagacagatgatctgctgtttcggcgacccctaatggaagaagccgaaagaagaagaagaagatatttcATTGatgttgtttaatatttatgtcaatattaatattttaatgtaatctaTTGCTCTCTTTATCTCCCTCTGAACACATTAAATAATACagcaaataatatttgttttaagtgTAACTTATTgttcctatttatttttttttttttttgagaaattaaGCAAATTGAgcagtttctctctcttatatCAACCTTGTTTTACAGGGTACAACCGACTTCTACTTTATCAAGCTGTGTGTCAATGAAAAGTGACAATTCAATGAATCCTCCACTGAAGTTTCATGAAGAATTATCGAGCAGGTAAGACTATAAGGACAATTTTAATAGCAGAAGAGTTAGGTTCATAGCCTATACTGATTTACACAATTTGCACATGTGGCTAGATCCTGAGATCTGGAATATAGTAAACAGCTCAAGCAAAATTTAATGTTGTTCCtgattttttatgaaatatacaCACTTCAAAACTTTTCAATATAAACTTACTATTATAATCACACCTTATTTGTTAGTGATATTAACACCATAGATATACCAAATATCCAGATCAAGAATGGATATAACTTTTTGGAAAGATAAAATTCTgctgatatttaaatatttaattatgagCATTTTATTTTGACAGTTAAATACTTGCTTATGagagtagatagatagatagatagatagatagatagatagatagatagatagatagatagacagacagacagacagacagacagacagacagacagacagacagacagacagacagattagaAATGTGACCATCTGTGATACattcaaatataatattttaaggttttattttcaCAGCATAAAAATAAGCTGTCTGTCAATAAATGATGATAATTCAATGGAACCACCACCAAAGTTGCAAAGTGAAACATCTCAACTGCCCAGGTAAGACTAAGATATTCAAGgcttacacacatgtacaaagCTTTTAAAGATGCGTCACACCTAAAAAACACCAGCAGAAGAAGATAAATGATAACATTTGTAAATACAAACAATTTAGTTCCATTAAAGTTGTTACAGATACACAGAGAACACATCATTATTTGAACACTACCAATGTCTATTCAAGAAGATCCAAGAAGAAACATGACACACATCAGCACTCAGATAtggttatttttaaagattattttaaaattattaaggattttttattattattatttctatttggtCATATTATAGGTGCTCCAAATTTCCTGACAAAGAAATATGCATGAAATTAAAATCCAGTCTAAAGAATCGATTCCAGCAGTTACCTGATGGACTACAAAGGTATGGACATTCAACACTACTCTctgagatctacacagagcttTACATTACAGAAGGAGGAAGTGGAGAAGTAAATAATGAACATGAGGTGAGACAGATTGAGACAGCATCAAGACTTTACCAGTTAGCAGACGACAAGCCAATTAAATGCAATGACATCTTCAAACCTATACAAGAACATAGAGTAATTAGGACTGTAATGACAAAGGGAGTTGCAGGcattggaaaaacagtctctgtgcagaaaTTCATTCTGGACTGGGCCGAAGGCACCGCAAATCAGGATGTCCACTTCATATTCCCACTTCCCTTTAGGGAGCTTAACTTGGTGAAGAACCAACACTTCAGTCTGGATGATTTGGTTCACTATTTCTTTCCAGAGCTGAAAGAAATAAAGTTTACAAATGTAACCAAccacaacattgtgtttatttttgatgGTCTGGATGAACATCGTTTTTTGCAGGATTTTCATAACAGTATGATTGTAAGTGAGGCAAATATACCTACCTCAATTGATGTTTTACTGACCAACCTCATCAAGGGGAATCTCCTTCCTGCTGCACTCATTTGGATAACCACTAGACCAGCAGCAGCTAGTCAAATTCCTTATGAATGGATAAGTCAGGTCACTGAGATCCGAGGATTTAATGACCCTCAAAAGGAAGAGTACTTAAGGAAGTACATCAGAGATGAAACCCTGGCCAATGATGTCATCAATCATTTAAAGTTGTCAAGGAGCCTTTATATTATGTGCCATATACCAGTGTTTTGTTGGATTTCAGCAACTGTTTTAGAGAAGATGTTAAAAGAAGCAGAAGGTAAAGCAATTCCTAAAACACTGACTCAGATGTACACACATTTTCTCATAATTCAGACTTGCATtcgaaagaaaaaatataatgagaCTCAGCAGCGTGATGAAATAGAGATGATTGTTAAATTAGGAGAGCTTGCTTTCAAGCAGTTGATAAAAGGAAATTTGATTTTCTACGAGGAAGACCTGAAGGAGTGCAGCATCAATGTGAGGGATGCAGTCCTACACTCTGGGGTTTGCACACGAATCATCAAAAAGGACTCTGAACTTCTCTATAATAAAGGAAACGTCTACTGCTTTGTACATTTAAGCATCCAAGAACACCTTGCAGCTTTGTATGTGCACGTTACCTTCAGCAACGGGAACAAAACTGTGCTTACGCAGTGGAGTCCGACAAGGTGCGCTATTTCCTTTCCGTGTCCATCCCTAACCGACCTTCACAAGAGTGCTGTGGACAAAACCTTGCAATGTAAAAGTGGGGAGTTTGACCTGTTTCTCCGCTTTCTTCTTGGCATCTCTCTGGAAAGTAACCAGACTCTTCTGCAAGAGCTGTTGCCACAGATATCACCGTGCGGTTCCCAAAGTGTTCAAGACACAATTGAATACATCAAGATCCGGCTCAGGATGAACCTTAATCCAGAAAAGTTTATCAACCTGTTTCATTGCCTAAATGAACTCAATGATTTTTCTTTAGAGGAGGAGATACAAAACTTACAGAAATCCAGGCTTCTTGCCAAGACAAAGCTTTCCCCTTCACAGTGGgctgctctggtgtttgtgttgctgACCTCAGGAAATGCACTAGATGTCTTTGACCTGAGAAAATACAGCATGGACAAAACTGATGAATGCCTTCATAGAATGCTGCCTGTTGTGATGGCGTCCAGAACAGCTGAGTAAGATTTTGTGCCATGAAATTTGATTCTAATaattttcaaaaaatatatatttttttgtactaGCTTTGTCTCCTGCTTTGTCTTCCAGGGTCAGAAACTGTAACCTTGTAAATAAAGGCTTTCAAGCTCTGGCTTCAGCCCTTAGCTCGAAGTCTTCGTGCCTGAGGGAACTGAAACTCAGTGGTAATGTTTTGCATCAGTCTGGGATACAAATTATTTCTGAAGGTCTTCAGTGTCCACACTGTAAACTGGAAATTTTGGAGTAAGCTCATCATGTTTTgaacaaataattataatagttatacatttttaatcaataTTACATTGTGCCGTACATTGCGCTGTAGATGGTGCCTTTATTGTGATgtaaaaaactgcattttttataCTAGAACAGAAAAAATGGCTTTATGCTCCTTTGTCTATagtcttaatttatttttgttttattacaggTTGTCTGATTGTCAAATTCAAGCAGAAGACTGGATATCCCTTTTTTCAGCTCTTGATTCCAACCCTTCACACCTGAGACATCTTGATCTGAGCTTCAATCCCCTGCATGAAGCAGGAACATCTCACCTCTCTAACGCTCTGCAAAATCCTCACTGTAGGCTAGAGACATTAAAGTGAGTGCTAGATCATACTTTTAAACGGACATTCAtcaagtattttatttacacaaactgattttatttatgacAAAACCTACAATATGTCAACAGGCTTTATAGCTGTCAAATAAACAGTCAAAGCTGTGCAAACCTGGCTGCAGGGCTGAAGAATAACTCCAGCCTGATTGAGTTGGATTTGAGTAAAAATATGCTCAAGCCCAATGGAATACGATGTCTCTCAGCATTCCTGAAGAATCCTTCCTGTAAAGTGAAGGTTCTAAGGTAGTGGATTtgtctaaaacattttttaccaaATTGTAATATTCAGAATAAATGTTTACCTTCAGGACTTAATATGTGTAATTTCGTATTTGTGTCTCAGAAATGCATTACATAAGTAAAAAACTCTGATATCCTGTGTGTTAGAGTCATGTGTTAAAGtgttaaaaatctaaaaaggACCCATGTGCTAACGTATCACATACTGTATCTTCTTGTGCCCACATACAGCTTAGCAGACTGTGGCATCACCAGTGCTGGCTGCGGGTACTGTCTAATGCTCTAAATGCAAACCCTTCTCACCTGAGGGAGCTAAGTCTGAACAGGAATCCAATAACTGACAAAGGAGTAGAGTGCATCTCTAATTTTCTAAGAGAGCACTTCTGTATGCTTGAGAAGCTAAGGTGaacattatttaatttcatttctatgatcatttaaataaatggatataATTGAAATATCAAACAAATAGATAAGGCACAATGGTTCCTAATACATCAAATCTAGTCAAGCAGCCATTACAATCTTCTTTTATGTCAATAATTGAGTTCTATAGTATTGAAGTGGAGCTACTGGTTAACATGTAATGGAAGTTTATGATCACTGTCTGTTTAAacaattgctaaaaaaaaaatgctaagtgCTAAATATTTAATCCAGCAATTTCAGGTCACTTTTCTGTGGTGATATATGTATCCAATGTTTGATTATATACgtgcatatttttatatagtgtcACAAACCATACATTAGTTTTTAAGAGATTATTTTAGCATAATGCAGTTGACAGGATGCAGAATGATGGTCGAATGTTTATTAGCCTTGTACCTCCATCTCAAAACCAATAAAGCAAAATTGGaaacaaaaatacactatatttccaaaagtatttggtcacctggtcataagtatggtatgtgatttttgagcattgcattccatatttagtctcaatttgctcttataattacctccactcttctgagtaGATTCTGGAGtttgcttatggatatttgtgttcatcatccACAAGAgtattacgaaaggcaggtactgatgtaggtgaggagacctggggtgcagtcagagtttcaattcatcccaaaggtgttcagtagtgatgagatcagcgctctatagcaggccactcaagatctttctctccaaagcatgtaaaccagatcttcaaggagctcactttttacacaggggcattgctatGCTggcacaggtttgggtttccaagattaagtgaatgcaaaattttattatagcacaTCCTATACATCCTATATcctaaagacgtcctatacaattgagtgcctccaactttgcggTAAACAGttctttgtggaaaagaaacacatatagcaggaaaggtcaggtgacccaatacttttgaaaatatagtgtatcttgGCTGACTATAGATGTCAATTAAAACATCTTTACAACTAGTGATTTAAATTAGGTGCATTTTGAAAAAGAATTTGtaatttatcttaaaaaaaaccttaatttatACTGTAGATGATTAGACTCTTTCGTGCCAGTTGTAATCAAATCTGTATTTTTCTAGTTTGTCCTACTGTTCTGTCACTGAAAGTGGTTGCATTGCTCTGGCCTCGGCTCTCAAACTGAACCCATCACACCTCAGAGAGCTGGAATTGACTGGAAACAAACCAGGGATCTCTGGACAGGAAAAACTTAAGGCTCTACAACAGCATAGAGACTACAGACTGGAAAAACTAAAGTgagttgttccttttttttagcCATACGCTGTTATTGTGAAATATTGTAATAGTTTGATAATCTGCAGCAACCTTTTCAGGAACCTGAAAAATTATTTAGACATTCAGGATCTCTATTAACCTGTAGAACCAGGAAGATTTTCTGTTCATTAATCTTTGTAGTTTTTTAGGATTATATTCTTTTCTGCATACATGTAACTACCAGGGTTAAGAGCTTGTCACACAAATGTATATTGGCCTGATTGCCTTAAAACATGAATGGGCCCTACTTTTATCTGTCCTACTTACACTTTAATATTAAGTCAGAACAAGCAAAGCATGTGCTCTCCAATAAATGTTGAGATATCAGAAGATTTTTCAGACATGTTGGAAGTGTTCATCTTTGCCCCATTTAAACATATCGCACTTGAATCTGTCATCGGAACCAACTCAAGTACGGCTTCTCTGAGTTTCTGTTTAAAAGGAGATTTTCATGCAGGCGGTgtaggaatgaaaaaaaaatcagtttgagACATTTTGTACAGTTACACATTAGCCAAAATCTGCACAAATTGTAGTTGCATTGCAAATGTACAATAATATCATGTTTACTTCCAATTGTACCAATACATTTACTAGTACTCCCAGAACTGTGGAATTTTTAGTCATTACgattaatttttattgttttttttattttgtaggttGTAAAAGACTATGGCCTGCATTGGACACAACTAAACATTCTCTGCCATGTACTTTTTGTCAGAGATCCCACCTTGTTCCATTCGGATCGCATCCCTTCACACTTCCGCATTGCATTCTGTGTGTTCATAGTtacgtgtgtatgtatttgtttacatttacataatgtCTCCACCCCTGTCATTGGTTAATGTctttatgtgtgtttttgttcactGCTGTTCTCACACCCATGTTTGTTCTTACACACATACTAAGCAATTCTCAGGCCAAGTTTCATAGTCTATGGTTCATCTTTCCTGGATTTTgagcttgttttgttttctcattttgttttctccttcccttccttgtttttttcctaGTTCACTAATTTCCTAATTCCTAGTTTCTGCTAATTTGCATTCCTTAGTTTGCCAGTATTTCATAAGTGTGCATATcctgcacttgcatccactATTGTGTATTCCCACATTACATTACGCCTGCCATGTGCCACTGAAATGCAcagtatgtaaatgttaaaaatgctcAAAAACAAGATGAAAGTGTGAAAGGTGAATGACTACACACTGGGCATGGTGTTCTGGCGTTTGTCTTTCACCTGAGGAGGATACCATGCAAAGTGGATGAGTGGCTGCTGTGATGGCATCAAGAACATCTGAGTAATTTTGTGCATGGAAAGATGTTTAATGACTGTACTGACTGCTGTTTGTCTAAAGCTCATGAACCTTTTAACTGTAACAATTACACTTCaggcaacaaacacacacacacacacacacacacacacacacacacacacacacaaacacacataactGGTCTTTTTGGGGTTTCTCTTTGATCTTTTTCTCTTGATCACCCTATGCCTGGAACATGTTTACATGGattagtgtataaaaaaaaaagaaaaaaaaagacaggccTTGTGTTTTCCTGTAGATGTTTTGGTAAAAGCTGCAATATAGGCAACAATATTGtacatcatattatatatattatacttcaCATACTACAGAGTTCTTATGtcaaatatatactgtaaaaattGAATGCTGAATTATACTTGTAATACActaattgttcttttttatttttgtgaagaaGTTGTTTTGTATCTGTGAATGTTCACAAATGCACCATGAAgcatttaattctttatttccatttttcgGGAACTATACGATTGTCATGCTGTAAGATTCTCCAAATCTACTGTAGATTATTACCTCCTCTAGGAACAATATCctagagaaaaatagaaaatgttttacGACATGTGGTGATAAtcagttaaataatatattgttaTGTTTTGGGACCATGTTTGGGACAAATCAGTGGCTTTAGAATATAGCTTTGTGTAGCTAACATTAATTTAGTATCCAACAGATAATGTCATCATGGTTACACTAAATTATATTCACTGTACAACTGTATTACGCTTAAAATGATACAGTCTAAGTTAGTGTcatttttacacagtgtttgTACTTAACACAGTAAAGCTTGCCGTTGATAGAATTATATTTGGAGTTGCCAGTTACTTCTTTAATACCCAATGCCCTTCTTACTCTTGGTGTAGTTCATTTCCTCTTGGTGCTTTATAGGATGTTAAAAAGTttgggatattttttttatgttatttatcgCAAGCATTGCCACTGCCTTGAATCTGCATGATACTTTATGTTTgaacaagttttaaaaaaagggaaaaaaaaggtttcttcaTGATGCCTGTAGTGTGATACCAGGCCATAATAAATTGCCTAATATTccacaatataatatacattatatcgGATCGGTGTTTCGGACCGGTGTCTGATCGGAAAGTGGCATTACTCTTTAACTGATAACTGATGGTATTTCGTTATTTTGTCTGTCCTATATATGTGAACTTTGTTATATGTTTCTGGAGTTTGTTTAACATGTATTCTTTTGTActattttttgtctattttaataacatgtctaaaataaaaatagaaaaaagaatgtgaaaaattgatttaaaaatatattataaaccCATAAAAAATTACTTTGAGTGTTTTCCTTATTCCATATTtcacaaatgtacacaaattGTAGTCTAGAACAATTAAAACTAAAAGAGAACACCAGCTGCATTTAAAACACAGCAGGCTGTTGCTCCTGGACActtgagaaaaagaaatacaactGTCTCTAAATTCCCACCAGAGCTGAAGTAATCCACTGGTCTcctcagaaagaaagaaaggaatgcTGTGTAGAAACCTCTTGAGACTTCAAACAGCACCTGCACTGATGGCTGCGTTCTCTGCAGCTTCTTCGGGCACTTTGTTGAATGGGTTAAAGGGAAAATCAAATATTCAATCAGTAAagtatttttgaaagcatttaaTCAATTGAAATATGTTTAGTGtacaaatctatattttattttgtttagttttgctCTGGGGCCTCAATGCTATTACTGGTAAGTTCTGGTAAACACCAATTGAccaataaaagaaacaacattATTGGAAATTATGTGTAAACtagatgtttttaaatataattataataaaaaatacagtgaaTCTACTTTGTCTCTTCACattcagtcattaaaaaaattcccaGACTCAAAATAGCTGCAGCAACTAATAAGCATTTCATGCTTCCTGCCCTTACAGCCTTCTGTTTTACTCTAGTAGAAACCCTAGTTTGAATTCGTAAAACATAAGTTTTGGTGTAGTTTGtgttgaaaaataattttatttgcagTAGATAATAACATTGTTAAAATAGTAATTTTTTCAAAATCAGTAATTCAATTCCTATAAAAACTAATGTCTATCCATCAGTTGCATCAATGTATTAATTTgccagataaataaatagaaataggttgttacacacacacacacacacacacacacacacacacacacacacacacacacacaattgttatATGACTGTTACCTCAATGTAAGCTTGGCactctatttttttatacctAATAATACAGCTTGAGGATTGCTAGCTATAAGGATCATGAATGGGATAATGCCTATATTCGCTAGTTAGCTGGATAACTAACTGTTGTTTACGTTGCCATCTAATTTTGACAGTCTACTGTCATATTGTGCATATTTTATTCTAAGCACTGTTGCTCAAATTAATGAAAAGAACAGCTGGCAATTATATCAAGTTATTTCATTTGCAGCGTTGTTCCTGCTGGCTGAGGTAAACCTTACTTATTttctcttgacttgacttgatttgacacacacacacacacacacacacacacacacacacactgcaggtaCCATACATGTGACAGAAAGACTGAAAGACCCTGTTTGCCTGAACAGTGGTTGTCCACACATCACACAAATGCATTCTTCTTAGATTAGACTAAAGAATTTTAATGGACTAGCTAGTGGACTGTGATTAGATAGGGAGAGACAGGCAAGAAATCCACAGCACACAGTgtacgtgtgcatgtgtgtgtgtgtgtgtgtgtgtgttgacattAAAAATGACTGAATCTCTCAGAATTACCATTTCCCTCATAgactgtgtatattttatattctactGCTTATCAGAGTACTAGAATAGTAGTCAAGATCTCagttaaacacatttatcaaCCTGCAAGGTATAGTCCAGCcagaaataaaatgcacacaatgTCTTTTTTATGCCATGTTCAGTTGATCAGCCAAGACTTGCTTGTTGTCTACGGTTTTCCTCTTTAGATTTGCACTGGAGATGATGAAATTGAAACTATATTATTTTCTTAATCAATTATTCCTTACAATGTTACGCTGCAAAAGTATGACATCTTAGCAAGTGGAAATAGTCGAATTTAGCTAGTATTTCCTTCCGAGTCAACCCATATATAAgattataaaatttatttttaagccaTTTAAATTCAATGAGAGCTTGAAATAGTACTCTGAGTCTATATATAGTTTTGCTCAGTGCTTGAATTGAGTCAAGTTTTATGGGGGGGTTACAGTTCCAGATAAAGCCGCCAGCATCTGGGTGCTGCGTAGGAAACGTCACGAGGGGGTGTTTCCCCAGCAACTGCCATGCTGGCGGGGTACAATAAGCCGCGATAgcagacacgtaaaccttcagggttgatGGAGCcaaccctgcggcaaactgttcctgcaggaactccagagctgaaccaaccgggcagttaactgggtccaactggtggtgctcacaccacgtggTGAACAGATGCCATTTAGGAATGGAAAATGGTCTCTACTACCTCTAAAACCTtggggtggagcctccattccccaggcctcggcccTTGGCCTTGAAAGGGTGTCTGCTCTCCAGTTCAACCGACCCGGGATGTAAACTGCTCTTAATGAGAGAAGTTTCCCCTGGGACAAAAGGAGGATCTGCCacgccagcctgtacagggggcgaGACTGGAGATCCCCCTGGCAGTTGATGTATGAGACCACCGACATGGTGTCCATTCGGACCAACACGTGGCGACCTCCTAGGTCTCGGTGGATGTGTTCCAGTGCCAAGAACATGGCCATTATCTCCAGGCAGTTAATGTGCCATGAAAGATGTGACTTGTCCCACCGACCCACACTGTGAGGGATGCGTCTGTCGTTAGCATTACGCGATGACAAGGAGTTTCCAGGATggggccttgagacaggaaGGTAGGTTCTCTCCATACTTCTAAAGCCTGCAGGGCTCGCTGTGAGACCTTAAAAGTACGGAACGGATTGCCCTTTCGGCAGAAACCCTCTGCCTCtaagccaccactggaggggtctcaaaTGGAGAAGGCCAAGTGAGATCACACTGGTTGCTGCTGCCATGAGACCGAGCaacctctggaactgcctcacagtcaGTAACTGGCCTAATTTTACTCTCTTGGCTGCAGTGCGGATCACTCCGTCCCGACAGGAGTGCCCGCATTGTGCCCGCAACATGGTTAAGTCCGCACTATgcccaagaaggtggttctctgtaccttagaaagcacactcttctttgCGTTTTGTCCTAATACCAATTCCTTTATGTGGGCGAGAACAACATCTTGATGCCAGACCGCCTGAAACCAATCGTTGATATAGTTGATATATAGTTATAGCAGTTCAAAGAACATAGATCTAGGATCGGGCGCATGCCACCATCCTTTTTCAGAACAacaaagtactggctgtagtagCTTGACTCTTTGACTAAGGGAGGAACCatctcgatggcccctttccttaGTAGGGTGTACACTTAcagttccaggaccagagcctgcttgtgtCCCACCATGGTAGGACACAACCCGTTGAACCGGGCTGGGGGGGATACAAACTGAATTGAGTAGCCCTTCTCTATTGTGCGCAGGACCCACCAAGATACATCTGGCAGGCCTTCCCAAGCTGCCAGTAAATCTCTTAGGGGAACTCTCTGACCCTCCCAGAGCAGCTGGAGCAGTGTCTACATCCGCAGCGATCTTTCGGGCCGGAATGGAGGGACACACCCGCAGGAGGGGAGGCTGCACTCTGAAGAACTCTTGTGGCACCCAGTGGGAACAGAAGGAGCAACCCGGTGGAGGACTGTACTGCTAAAACGCCGCCAACTGTGTTTTGGACTCCTAAAACCTGTCGACTACCGTGCCTACCGCGGCGCCGAACAGGCCAGAAGTAGCTATCGAGGCATTCAGCAGAAAGATATGGGTTCTCCCAAGACCTAGACACCTTGGTGTGTAGGTCGAGAAAAAACGGTAGGCGGCTGTGCCGTGGGACACAGGAAACACTCATCCGGCTTACTGGGAAC
The DNA window shown above is from Silurus meridionalis isolate SWU-2019-XX chromosome 12, ASM1480568v1, whole genome shotgun sequence and carries:
- the LOC124394394 gene encoding NLR family CARD domain-containing protein 3-like isoform X4, which produces MTSNCIMVSTQKVSLQRMAAMNKSPPLEVPKSGLAEYETLASKHQADPLCENMQPTSPVWSCVSMKSDHSMNPPLKFQKESSSIPSVQPTSPVSSCVSMKSNNSMDPPLKFQEESSSIPSIPPTSPVWSCVSMKSDHSMNPPLKFQKESSSIPSVQPTSPVWSCVSMKSARSMNPPLKFQRESSSFPRLQPSSPDSGCMSMKSNNSMEPPLKFQEQSSSIPRHYPSSFWTIQQERSQTSTPSCASVKSDWSMDLPDSLNKSSRHSNRTKLPRKPKKQLFMSMNDFAHDSERTIQQERSHTLASSSASGKSDWSMDLPDSFNKSSWHRNRNQTKNQPRKPRKNRYGTSKNMSYSAPDSQNSPPTSTLSSCVSMKSDYSMDHPPIKLQEESSSIPRVQPTSTLSSCVSMKSDNSMNPPLKFHEELSSSIKISCLSINDDNSMEPPPKLQSETSQLPRCSKFPDKEICMKLKSSLKNRFQQLPDGLQRYGHSTLLSEIYTELYITEGGSGEVNNEHEVRQIETASRLYQLADDKPIKCNDIFKPIQEHRVIRTVMTKGVAGIGKTVSVQKFILDWAEGTANQDVHFIFPLPFRELNLVKNQHFSLDDLVHYFFPELKEIKFTNVTNHNIVFIFDGLDEHRFLQDFHNSMIVSEANIPTSIDVLLTNLIKGNLLPAALIWITTRPAAASQIPYEWISQVTEIRGFNDPQKEEYLRKYIRDETLANDVINHLKLSRSLYIMCHIPVFCWISATVLEKMLKEAEGKAIPKTLTQMYTHFLIIQTCIRKKKYNETQQRDEIEMIVKLGELAFKQLIKGNLIFYEEDLKECSINVRDAVLHSGVCTRIIKKDSELLYNKGNVYCFVHLSIQEHLAALYVHVTFSNGNKTVLTQWSPTRCAISFPCPSLTDLHKSAVDKTLQCKSGEFDLFLRFLLGISLESNQTLLQELLPQISPCGSQSVQDTIEYIKIRLRMNLNPEKFINLFHCLNELNDFSLEEEIQNLQKSRLLAKTKLSPSQWAALVFVLLTSGNALDVFDLRKYSMDKTDECLHRMLPVVMASRTAEVRNCNLVNKGFQALASALSSKSSCLRELKLSGNVLHQSGIQIISEGLQCPHCKLEILELSDCQIQAEDWISLFSALDSNPSHLRHLDLSFNPLHEAGTSHLSNALQNPHCRLETLKLYSCQINSQSCANLAAGLKNNSSLIELDLSKNMLKPNGIRCLSAFLKNPSCKVKVLSLADCGITSAGCGYCLML